In a single window of the Silurus meridionalis isolate SWU-2019-XX chromosome 8, ASM1480568v1, whole genome shotgun sequence genome:
- the LOC124390208 gene encoding gamma-aminobutyric acid receptor subunit rho-1 isoform X3: protein MTYLKYMWRSVHILKSRRELEMVNGGAHKSGSPIFRRSPDLTKSPVTKSEQLLRIEDHDFTMRPAFGGPPIPVGVDVQVESLDTISEVDMDFTMTLYLRHYWKDERLSFPSTNNQSMTFDSRLVKKIWVPDMFFVHSKRSFIHDTTTDNVMLRVYPDGNVLYSLRVTVTAMCNMDLSRFPLDTQTCSLEIESYAYTDDDLMLYWKKGNESLNTDDKISLSQFLIQKFHTTTKLAFYSSTGWYNRLYIHFTLRRHIFFFLLQTYFPATLMVMLSWVSFWIDRRAVPARVPLGITTVLTMSTIITGVNASMPRVSYIKAVDIYLWVSFVFVFLSVIEYAAVNYLTTVQERTERKLREQLPCTCGIEHPDENMMVTTAYSDVDQSTTGNYGMPENVVRQERIFAQFTLADNQTTSQVRSLRSYVNIWIDTHAIDKYSRVIFPGAYTLFNIIYWSIYS, encoded by the exons atgacatatttaaaatatatgtggaGGTCAGTGCACATCCTGAA GTCTCGGAGAGAACTAGAAATGGTAAATGGAGGAGCTCACAAGTCTGGCAG TCCAATTTTCAGAAGAAGTCCAGATCTAACAAAATCTCCTGTGACAAAATCAGAACAATTACTAAGAATAGAAGACCATGACTTTACAATGAGGCCAGCATTTGGAG GACCTCCTATACCAGTAGGGGTAGATGTTCAGGTTGAGAGTCTTGACACCATCTCTGAGGTTGATATG GACTTCACTATGACTCTTTATCTGAGACATTATTGGAAAGATGAGCGCCTTTCCTTTCCAAGCACTAACAACCAGAGCATGACCTTCGACAGCAGGCTGGTAAAGAAGATTTGGGTCCCAGACATGTTCTTTGTTCACTCGAAAAGATCTTTCATCCATGACACTACAACAGACAACGTGATGCTGCGGGTTTATCCAGATGGAAATGTGCTCTACAGTTTACG AGTAACAGTCACTGCCATGTGCAACATGGACCTCAGTCGTTTCCCCCTGGACACACAAACCTGCTCACTCGAGATAGAAAGct ATGCATACACTGATGATGACCTCATGCTGTACTGGAAGAAAGGGAACGAGTCTTTGAACACAGATGACAAGATCTCACTGTCCCAGTTTCTCATCCAAAAGTTTCACACAACTACAAAGCTGGCTTTCTACAGCAGCACGG gctgGTATAATAGGCTGTACATCCACTTCACCCTCCGGCGtcacatctttttctttctgctgcAGACGTATTTCCCTGCCACGCTTATGGTCATGTTGTCCTGGGTGTCATTCTGGATTGATCGCAGGGCTGTTCCTGCTAGAGTACCTTTAG GTATTACTACGGTTCTTACAATGTCAACCATCATCACCGGCGTCAATGCCTCTATGCCACGTGTGTCCTACATCAAAGCAGTGGACATCTACCTGTGGGTCAGCTTTGTGTTCGTGTTTCTCTCTGTTATTGAGTATGCGGCTGTCAACTACCTGACCACCGTGCAGGAGCGCACAGAGAGGAAGCTCCGAGAGCAA TTACCCTGCACATGTGGTATAGAGCACCCAGATGAGAACATGATGGTGACTACCGCCTATAGTGACGTGGACCAAAGCACAACAGGAAACTATGGGATGCCAGAGAACGTAGTGAGACAGGAGAGGATCTTTGCTCAGTTCACGTTAGCAGACAATCAGACCACCAGTCAGGTGAGGAGCTTGAGGAGCTACGTCAACATCTGGATAGACACTCATGCCATAGACAAGTACTCACGGGTCATTTTTCCTGGTGCATACACCCTCTTCAATATCATTTACTGGTCCATTTATTCCTAA
- the LOC124390208 gene encoding gamma-aminobutyric acid receptor subunit rho-1 isoform X2: MCTMQIDAVIFLIYICLMGASGKSVHQRGYKPEAYKQSRSRRELEMVNGGAHKSGRRSPDLTKSPVTKSEQLLRIEDHDFTMRPAFGGPPIPVGVDVQVESLDTISEVDMDFTMTLYLRHYWKDERLSFPSTNNQSMTFDSRLVKKIWVPDMFFVHSKRSFIHDTTTDNVMLRVYPDGNVLYSLRVTVTAMCNMDLSRFPLDTQTCSLEIESYAYTDDDLMLYWKKGNESLNTDDKISLSQFLIQKFHTTTKLAFYSSTGWYNRLYIHFTLRRHIFFFLLQTYFPATLMVMLSWVSFWIDRRAVPARVPLGITTVLTMSTIITGVNASMPRVSYIKAVDIYLWVSFVFVFLSVIEYAAVNYLTTVQERTERKLREQLPCTCGIEHPDENMMVTTAYSDVDQSTTGNYGMPENVVRQERIFAQFTLADNQTTSQVRSLRSYVNIWIDTHAIDKYSRVIFPGAYTLFNIIYWSIYS, encoded by the exons ATGTGCACTATGCAAATAGATGCTGTAATTTTCCTGATCTATATTTGTTTAATGGGTGCTTCTGGGAAGTCAGTCCACCAGAGAGGTTATAAACCTGAGGCCTATAAACAAAGCAG GTCTCGGAGAGAACTAGAAATGGTAAATGGAGGAGCTCACAAGTCTGGCAG AAGAAGTCCAGATCTAACAAAATCTCCTGTGACAAAATCAGAACAATTACTAAGAATAGAAGACCATGACTTTACAATGAGGCCAGCATTTGGAG GACCTCCTATACCAGTAGGGGTAGATGTTCAGGTTGAGAGTCTTGACACCATCTCTGAGGTTGATATG GACTTCACTATGACTCTTTATCTGAGACATTATTGGAAAGATGAGCGCCTTTCCTTTCCAAGCACTAACAACCAGAGCATGACCTTCGACAGCAGGCTGGTAAAGAAGATTTGGGTCCCAGACATGTTCTTTGTTCACTCGAAAAGATCTTTCATCCATGACACTACAACAGACAACGTGATGCTGCGGGTTTATCCAGATGGAAATGTGCTCTACAGTTTACG AGTAACAGTCACTGCCATGTGCAACATGGACCTCAGTCGTTTCCCCCTGGACACACAAACCTGCTCACTCGAGATAGAAAGct ATGCATACACTGATGATGACCTCATGCTGTACTGGAAGAAAGGGAACGAGTCTTTGAACACAGATGACAAGATCTCACTGTCCCAGTTTCTCATCCAAAAGTTTCACACAACTACAAAGCTGGCTTTCTACAGCAGCACGG gctgGTATAATAGGCTGTACATCCACTTCACCCTCCGGCGtcacatctttttctttctgctgcAGACGTATTTCCCTGCCACGCTTATGGTCATGTTGTCCTGGGTGTCATTCTGGATTGATCGCAGGGCTGTTCCTGCTAGAGTACCTTTAG GTATTACTACGGTTCTTACAATGTCAACCATCATCACCGGCGTCAATGCCTCTATGCCACGTGTGTCCTACATCAAAGCAGTGGACATCTACCTGTGGGTCAGCTTTGTGTTCGTGTTTCTCTCTGTTATTGAGTATGCGGCTGTCAACTACCTGACCACCGTGCAGGAGCGCACAGAGAGGAAGCTCCGAGAGCAA TTACCCTGCACATGTGGTATAGAGCACCCAGATGAGAACATGATGGTGACTACCGCCTATAGTGACGTGGACCAAAGCACAACAGGAAACTATGGGATGCCAGAGAACGTAGTGAGACAGGAGAGGATCTTTGCTCAGTTCACGTTAGCAGACAATCAGACCACCAGTCAGGTGAGGAGCTTGAGGAGCTACGTCAACATCTGGATAGACACTCATGCCATAGACAAGTACTCACGGGTCATTTTTCCTGGTGCATACACCCTCTTCAATATCATTTACTGGTCCATTTATTCCTAA
- the LOC124390208 gene encoding gamma-aminobutyric acid receptor subunit rho-1 isoform X4: MVNGGAHKSGSPIFRRSPDLTKSPVTKSEQLLRIEDHDFTMRPAFGGPPIPVGVDVQVESLDTISEVDMDFTMTLYLRHYWKDERLSFPSTNNQSMTFDSRLVKKIWVPDMFFVHSKRSFIHDTTTDNVMLRVYPDGNVLYSLRVTVTAMCNMDLSRFPLDTQTCSLEIESYAYTDDDLMLYWKKGNESLNTDDKISLSQFLIQKFHTTTKLAFYSSTGWYNRLYIHFTLRRHIFFFLLQTYFPATLMVMLSWVSFWIDRRAVPARVPLGITTVLTMSTIITGVNASMPRVSYIKAVDIYLWVSFVFVFLSVIEYAAVNYLTTVQERTERKLREQLPCTCGIEHPDENMMVTTAYSDVDQSTTGNYGMPENVVRQERIFAQFTLADNQTTSQVRSLRSYVNIWIDTHAIDKYSRVIFPGAYTLFNIIYWSIYS; encoded by the exons ATGGTAAATGGAGGAGCTCACAAGTCTGGCAG TCCAATTTTCAGAAGAAGTCCAGATCTAACAAAATCTCCTGTGACAAAATCAGAACAATTACTAAGAATAGAAGACCATGACTTTACAATGAGGCCAGCATTTGGAG GACCTCCTATACCAGTAGGGGTAGATGTTCAGGTTGAGAGTCTTGACACCATCTCTGAGGTTGATATG GACTTCACTATGACTCTTTATCTGAGACATTATTGGAAAGATGAGCGCCTTTCCTTTCCAAGCACTAACAACCAGAGCATGACCTTCGACAGCAGGCTGGTAAAGAAGATTTGGGTCCCAGACATGTTCTTTGTTCACTCGAAAAGATCTTTCATCCATGACACTACAACAGACAACGTGATGCTGCGGGTTTATCCAGATGGAAATGTGCTCTACAGTTTACG AGTAACAGTCACTGCCATGTGCAACATGGACCTCAGTCGTTTCCCCCTGGACACACAAACCTGCTCACTCGAGATAGAAAGct ATGCATACACTGATGATGACCTCATGCTGTACTGGAAGAAAGGGAACGAGTCTTTGAACACAGATGACAAGATCTCACTGTCCCAGTTTCTCATCCAAAAGTTTCACACAACTACAAAGCTGGCTTTCTACAGCAGCACGG gctgGTATAATAGGCTGTACATCCACTTCACCCTCCGGCGtcacatctttttctttctgctgcAGACGTATTTCCCTGCCACGCTTATGGTCATGTTGTCCTGGGTGTCATTCTGGATTGATCGCAGGGCTGTTCCTGCTAGAGTACCTTTAG GTATTACTACGGTTCTTACAATGTCAACCATCATCACCGGCGTCAATGCCTCTATGCCACGTGTGTCCTACATCAAAGCAGTGGACATCTACCTGTGGGTCAGCTTTGTGTTCGTGTTTCTCTCTGTTATTGAGTATGCGGCTGTCAACTACCTGACCACCGTGCAGGAGCGCACAGAGAGGAAGCTCCGAGAGCAA TTACCCTGCACATGTGGTATAGAGCACCCAGATGAGAACATGATGGTGACTACCGCCTATAGTGACGTGGACCAAAGCACAACAGGAAACTATGGGATGCCAGAGAACGTAGTGAGACAGGAGAGGATCTTTGCTCAGTTCACGTTAGCAGACAATCAGACCACCAGTCAGGTGAGGAGCTTGAGGAGCTACGTCAACATCTGGATAGACACTCATGCCATAGACAAGTACTCACGGGTCATTTTTCCTGGTGCATACACCCTCTTCAATATCATTTACTGGTCCATTTATTCCTAA
- the LOC124390208 gene encoding gamma-aminobutyric acid receptor subunit rho-1 isoform X1, with protein MCTMQIDAVIFLIYICLMGASGKSVHQRGYKPEAYKQSRSRRELEMVNGGAHKSGSPIFRRSPDLTKSPVTKSEQLLRIEDHDFTMRPAFGGPPIPVGVDVQVESLDTISEVDMDFTMTLYLRHYWKDERLSFPSTNNQSMTFDSRLVKKIWVPDMFFVHSKRSFIHDTTTDNVMLRVYPDGNVLYSLRVTVTAMCNMDLSRFPLDTQTCSLEIESYAYTDDDLMLYWKKGNESLNTDDKISLSQFLIQKFHTTTKLAFYSSTGWYNRLYIHFTLRRHIFFFLLQTYFPATLMVMLSWVSFWIDRRAVPARVPLGITTVLTMSTIITGVNASMPRVSYIKAVDIYLWVSFVFVFLSVIEYAAVNYLTTVQERTERKLREQLPCTCGIEHPDENMMVTTAYSDVDQSTTGNYGMPENVVRQERIFAQFTLADNQTTSQVRSLRSYVNIWIDTHAIDKYSRVIFPGAYTLFNIIYWSIYS; from the exons ATGTGCACTATGCAAATAGATGCTGTAATTTTCCTGATCTATATTTGTTTAATGGGTGCTTCTGGGAAGTCAGTCCACCAGAGAGGTTATAAACCTGAGGCCTATAAACAAAGCAG GTCTCGGAGAGAACTAGAAATGGTAAATGGAGGAGCTCACAAGTCTGGCAG TCCAATTTTCAGAAGAAGTCCAGATCTAACAAAATCTCCTGTGACAAAATCAGAACAATTACTAAGAATAGAAGACCATGACTTTACAATGAGGCCAGCATTTGGAG GACCTCCTATACCAGTAGGGGTAGATGTTCAGGTTGAGAGTCTTGACACCATCTCTGAGGTTGATATG GACTTCACTATGACTCTTTATCTGAGACATTATTGGAAAGATGAGCGCCTTTCCTTTCCAAGCACTAACAACCAGAGCATGACCTTCGACAGCAGGCTGGTAAAGAAGATTTGGGTCCCAGACATGTTCTTTGTTCACTCGAAAAGATCTTTCATCCATGACACTACAACAGACAACGTGATGCTGCGGGTTTATCCAGATGGAAATGTGCTCTACAGTTTACG AGTAACAGTCACTGCCATGTGCAACATGGACCTCAGTCGTTTCCCCCTGGACACACAAACCTGCTCACTCGAGATAGAAAGct ATGCATACACTGATGATGACCTCATGCTGTACTGGAAGAAAGGGAACGAGTCTTTGAACACAGATGACAAGATCTCACTGTCCCAGTTTCTCATCCAAAAGTTTCACACAACTACAAAGCTGGCTTTCTACAGCAGCACGG gctgGTATAATAGGCTGTACATCCACTTCACCCTCCGGCGtcacatctttttctttctgctgcAGACGTATTTCCCTGCCACGCTTATGGTCATGTTGTCCTGGGTGTCATTCTGGATTGATCGCAGGGCTGTTCCTGCTAGAGTACCTTTAG GTATTACTACGGTTCTTACAATGTCAACCATCATCACCGGCGTCAATGCCTCTATGCCACGTGTGTCCTACATCAAAGCAGTGGACATCTACCTGTGGGTCAGCTTTGTGTTCGTGTTTCTCTCTGTTATTGAGTATGCGGCTGTCAACTACCTGACCACCGTGCAGGAGCGCACAGAGAGGAAGCTCCGAGAGCAA TTACCCTGCACATGTGGTATAGAGCACCCAGATGAGAACATGATGGTGACTACCGCCTATAGTGACGTGGACCAAAGCACAACAGGAAACTATGGGATGCCAGAGAACGTAGTGAGACAGGAGAGGATCTTTGCTCAGTTCACGTTAGCAGACAATCAGACCACCAGTCAGGTGAGGAGCTTGAGGAGCTACGTCAACATCTGGATAGACACTCATGCCATAGACAAGTACTCACGGGTCATTTTTCCTGGTGCATACACCCTCTTCAATATCATTTACTGGTCCATTTATTCCTAA
- the LOC124390208 gene encoding gamma-aminobutyric acid receptor subunit rho-1 isoform X5, with the protein MVNGGAHKSGRRSPDLTKSPVTKSEQLLRIEDHDFTMRPAFGGPPIPVGVDVQVESLDTISEVDMDFTMTLYLRHYWKDERLSFPSTNNQSMTFDSRLVKKIWVPDMFFVHSKRSFIHDTTTDNVMLRVYPDGNVLYSLRVTVTAMCNMDLSRFPLDTQTCSLEIESYAYTDDDLMLYWKKGNESLNTDDKISLSQFLIQKFHTTTKLAFYSSTGWYNRLYIHFTLRRHIFFFLLQTYFPATLMVMLSWVSFWIDRRAVPARVPLGITTVLTMSTIITGVNASMPRVSYIKAVDIYLWVSFVFVFLSVIEYAAVNYLTTVQERTERKLREQLPCTCGIEHPDENMMVTTAYSDVDQSTTGNYGMPENVVRQERIFAQFTLADNQTTSQVRSLRSYVNIWIDTHAIDKYSRVIFPGAYTLFNIIYWSIYS; encoded by the exons ATGGTAAATGGAGGAGCTCACAAGTCTGGCAG AAGAAGTCCAGATCTAACAAAATCTCCTGTGACAAAATCAGAACAATTACTAAGAATAGAAGACCATGACTTTACAATGAGGCCAGCATTTGGAG GACCTCCTATACCAGTAGGGGTAGATGTTCAGGTTGAGAGTCTTGACACCATCTCTGAGGTTGATATG GACTTCACTATGACTCTTTATCTGAGACATTATTGGAAAGATGAGCGCCTTTCCTTTCCAAGCACTAACAACCAGAGCATGACCTTCGACAGCAGGCTGGTAAAGAAGATTTGGGTCCCAGACATGTTCTTTGTTCACTCGAAAAGATCTTTCATCCATGACACTACAACAGACAACGTGATGCTGCGGGTTTATCCAGATGGAAATGTGCTCTACAGTTTACG AGTAACAGTCACTGCCATGTGCAACATGGACCTCAGTCGTTTCCCCCTGGACACACAAACCTGCTCACTCGAGATAGAAAGct ATGCATACACTGATGATGACCTCATGCTGTACTGGAAGAAAGGGAACGAGTCTTTGAACACAGATGACAAGATCTCACTGTCCCAGTTTCTCATCCAAAAGTTTCACACAACTACAAAGCTGGCTTTCTACAGCAGCACGG gctgGTATAATAGGCTGTACATCCACTTCACCCTCCGGCGtcacatctttttctttctgctgcAGACGTATTTCCCTGCCACGCTTATGGTCATGTTGTCCTGGGTGTCATTCTGGATTGATCGCAGGGCTGTTCCTGCTAGAGTACCTTTAG GTATTACTACGGTTCTTACAATGTCAACCATCATCACCGGCGTCAATGCCTCTATGCCACGTGTGTCCTACATCAAAGCAGTGGACATCTACCTGTGGGTCAGCTTTGTGTTCGTGTTTCTCTCTGTTATTGAGTATGCGGCTGTCAACTACCTGACCACCGTGCAGGAGCGCACAGAGAGGAAGCTCCGAGAGCAA TTACCCTGCACATGTGGTATAGAGCACCCAGATGAGAACATGATGGTGACTACCGCCTATAGTGACGTGGACCAAAGCACAACAGGAAACTATGGGATGCCAGAGAACGTAGTGAGACAGGAGAGGATCTTTGCTCAGTTCACGTTAGCAGACAATCAGACCACCAGTCAGGTGAGGAGCTTGAGGAGCTACGTCAACATCTGGATAGACACTCATGCCATAGACAAGTACTCACGGGTCATTTTTCCTGGTGCATACACCCTCTTCAATATCATTTACTGGTCCATTTATTCCTAA